One part of the Salinivirga cyanobacteriivorans genome encodes these proteins:
- a CDS encoding autotransporter outer membrane beta-barrel domain-containing protein, whose protein sequence is MRKIVALVLVLSFYSSIGLAQIEREIKNYKDSTVVLANKAKSLMLKYAAEERPGKVAEIYGYINERVTDRKTNLYTYSSELYVLLLSRQWELWIAHARKCRQKFGNDLYPGVKDFTDQYFYELQNQVPQIRQDLKASALPEVDKAMLNVFLELIEAGGVNKEYESALKKFKRYYPRTKYDDFIGRYLPVVNVDFMIASEFGPQALIPIGELSNTFDWNVGFYFGGTFQIEKVYLNFSVGFGNLGLNYPVDAQLDANQVTFEENEDFYFYDYSIEAGYTVYDKKSMRITPYFSFGDAELDSPDFNYEGDDTFIDVFSSRSYGPGLRFSWTLAEFNYRTFYGHALPAQLDLFAKGGYRFLSGVDDELFSGDMAYFSVGIVFGVNY, encoded by the coding sequence ATGAGAAAAATCGTTGCTTTAGTTTTGGTTTTGAGCTTTTACTCCTCAATAGGACTGGCACAAATTGAAAGAGAAATAAAAAATTACAAAGATAGTACGGTCGTGCTTGCCAATAAGGCAAAGTCATTAATGCTGAAGTATGCCGCAGAAGAAAGGCCGGGAAAAGTTGCCGAAATTTACGGCTACATTAATGAGCGTGTTACCGACCGTAAGACTAATCTATATACCTATTCTTCTGAGCTGTATGTGCTGCTGCTCTCAAGGCAATGGGAGTTATGGATAGCGCATGCAAGAAAATGCAGGCAAAAGTTTGGAAATGATCTTTATCCCGGTGTCAAAGATTTTACTGATCAGTATTTCTATGAGCTGCAAAATCAGGTGCCGCAAATAAGACAAGACCTGAAAGCCTCAGCCTTGCCGGAAGTCGACAAAGCTATGCTTAATGTTTTTCTCGAATTAATTGAAGCCGGAGGGGTTAATAAGGAATACGAATCAGCACTGAAAAAATTTAAAAGATATTATCCGCGCACGAAATATGATGATTTTATTGGCAGATATTTGCCGGTTGTAAATGTTGATTTTATGATTGCCAGTGAGTTTGGCCCACAGGCATTAATACCAATTGGTGAGCTCAGCAATACCTTCGATTGGAATGTGGGTTTTTATTTTGGCGGAACCTTTCAAATTGAAAAAGTCTATTTGAACTTTTCTGTGGGGTTTGGTAATCTGGGGCTGAATTACCCGGTTGATGCACAACTTGATGCCAATCAGGTAACTTTTGAAGAAAATGAAGACTTCTATTTTTATGACTATAGCATTGAAGCGGGATATACTGTTTATGATAAAAAATCAATGCGCATTACACCTTATTTTTCTTTTGGCGATGCTGAATTAGACAGTCCTGATTTTAATTACGAGGGCGATGATACCTTTATAGATGTATTCAGTTCAAGGTCTTATGGCCCGGGGTTGAGGTTTAGTTGGACACTGGCAGAGTTCAACTACCGTACTTTCTACGGCCACGCATTGCCTGCGCAGCTTGATTTATTCGCAAAGGGTGGTTATCGCTTTTTGTCAGGTGTTGATGACGAATTGTTCTCCGGTGACATGGCTTATTTTAGTGTTGGGATTGTTTTTGGTGTGAATTATTAG
- a CDS encoding DUF302 domain-containing protein, which produces MKYYTEKIIKSDFDSAITKTQEALKNEGFGVLSEIKINEKLKEKLGVEFRKYTILGACNPPLAHEALQTENKIGTMLPCNVIVQEIGDNEVEVAAIDPFASMQVVDNEELSRIAKEVKEKLDTVIENL; this is translated from the coding sequence AAAAATAATTAAAAGCGATTTTGATTCAGCAATAACAAAAACACAAGAAGCCTTAAAAAACGAAGGCTTCGGTGTATTGTCTGAAATTAAAATCAATGAAAAACTAAAAGAAAAACTGGGTGTTGAATTCAGAAAATATACAATCCTGGGAGCATGTAACCCACCACTTGCTCATGAAGCGCTGCAAACTGAAAATAAAATTGGAACCATGCTTCCCTGTAATGTAATAGTGCAGGAAATTGGCGACAATGAAGTAGAGGTAGCAGCAATAGACCCATTTGCCTCAATGCAGGTTGTTGATAATGAGGAACTGTCAAGAATAGCTAAAGAGGTAAAAGAAAAACTCGATACAGTAATTGAAAATTTATAA
- a CDS encoding DUF169 domain-containing protein, producing MKPDPSYLLQKTEIDQPLIAFYDAPETELFNPVIAPNKKGHACMYSFYKKWLDGKTVVLTKDNFGCGGASHHLFNQPLQSHEDFIKFLADDEGLKANHALMDEWIRESNEYTPDHEFVLYGPLKEEAYKYVKTITFLVNPDQLSMLMIGAQYYATKNDPEPVLAPFGSGCMQSVSLFEDLNKPQAVIGATDMAMRQYLPPNLLAFTVTKPMYENLCRLDKDSFLEKGFIKQLKKVRAKQKGDE from the coding sequence ATGAAGCCTGATCCCTCTTATTTGTTGCAAAAAACAGAAATAGACCAGCCATTAATTGCATTTTATGATGCCCCGGAAACTGAGCTTTTCAACCCGGTGATAGCGCCCAATAAAAAGGGGCACGCCTGCATGTATTCGTTTTATAAAAAGTGGCTCGATGGCAAAACAGTAGTACTTACCAAAGACAATTTTGGCTGTGGTGGAGCATCTCATCACCTTTTTAATCAGCCGCTGCAATCGCATGAAGATTTCATTAAGTTTTTGGCCGACGACGAAGGACTGAAAGCAAATCATGCTTTAATGGATGAATGGATTCGCGAATCAAATGAGTATACACCCGATCATGAATTTGTGCTTTATGGACCATTAAAAGAAGAGGCGTACAAATATGTAAAAACAATTACTTTTTTGGTAAATCCGGACCAGCTAAGTATGCTTATGATTGGAGCACAATATTATGCCACCAAAAATGATCCTGAACCTGTTTTGGCACCTTTTGGCTCAGGATGCATGCAATCTGTATCGCTTTTCGAAGACTTAAATAAGCCACAAGCCGTTATAGGGGCCACCGATATGGCCATGCGACAATACCTGCCACCAAACCTGCTTGCTTTTACAGTAACCAAACCGATGTATGAAAATCTCTGCCGGCTCGATAAAGACAGTTTTTTGGAGAAAGGATTCATTAAACAATTGAAAAAAGTCCGGGCAAAGCAAAAGGGTGATGAATAA